Below is a window of Haloglycomyces albus DSM 45210 DNA.
AACCGGATGGTAAAGTAATTTTATGAGCACCGATACCAGGGATCGCATCATGACGGCCGCACGCAGCCTCGCGGAAGAAGATCAGTCGGTCAACGGCGTGACGATCTCGTTGAATTCCGTCGCGCAGCGGGCGGGCTTGACCAAGGCCGGGTTGCTGTATTACTACGGCACCAAGGAGGAGCTTATGCTCGGGCTCGTCGACCACACCGCAGAGCGATGGGCCGAAATGCTGCGTAAAGCAGCGGGCGCGGGTCCCGACGAGCTCACGCCCTTCGACAAACATCGGGCGTACGTCGAAGTCGCCACGGCCAACGAATTGTCGCGCGGAGACTACTGGATCTGCACCGATACACATTTCCTTCCCGTCCTGGCCGAACCCTGGCAACGACACCTCGGTACGTGGCTCACCACCGAAGGACTGTCAGAGCAGGCCACGGCACTGCTCGATACCGCACGATTCGCCGCCGACGGCGCTTGGATGGCGAATGCGACCGGCGTCTTTCCCGCACACAACCTGGAGTCGGTGCGCACGTCTGCTTGCCGACTCATCGACGACGCGGAGGTGTTGCCGTGAAGAAATGGCTTTTGCTGAGCGCGGCGATCGTCGCCGAAGTAGTGGGCACGATGTCCCTGCGTGCCGTGGTCGACAACGCAATATGGGCACCTGCTGTGGCAACCAGTTATATCGCGGCGTTCGTCCTGCTGGGGTTGACACTGCGGTCCGGACTCACCATCGGCGTGACCTACAGCATCTGGGGCGCCAGTGGTGTCGCACTAACAGCACTCCTCGCGGCACTTCTGTTCAACGAGCTGCTACAGCCCGTCTCCATCGCGGGAATCGCGCTCATCGCCGCCGGCGTCATCATGATCGAAAGCGGATCGCATTCCGCCGCCACTCGCGTGTCTAAGGAGTCCCTGTCATGAGCTGGATCTGGCTGATTGCCGCCATCGCGTGCGAAATCATCGCCACCCTGGGGCTGCGCGTCTCCGACGGACTCAGGAAGCGTATCTGGATCGCGCCGGTCATCGGCGGCTACCTCATCGCCTTCTTCTTCCTCGCACTCGCGCTGGACGAAGGCATGGCGATCGGAGTGGCCTACGGCATCTGGACGGCGACCGGGATCGCGCTGGTAGCGCTCTTGGCACGGGCCATTTGGAAAGATCCGCTGACGATGCGTATGGCCTTGGGCATCGCGACCGTCAGTGCCGGTGTGGTGCTCGTGGAATTGGGAGCACACTAACCACGACACCGCCGCAATCCGATTGTGTCCCGTCACCTGGCAGCGCTATCCTCTGAATCATGGCTCAATCCGACGATGACCGCCCTGTTGAATTCGGCGATGATGACCTCTCCGTCATTCCTGACCAGACCTCGGACGATACCGACATCGGCTGGGGTGAACCTCCGGAACGGATGAGTTCCCGCAGCGCCCGTAAGGGCCCCAAGCTATCGGCACACGACCTCGACATCCTCAACGAACGACCACCCCATTGGTCCTAATACCGCCTTGGGCGCTCGATTGAGCGGGCGTCCAAGGCGTTGTTGTCGCTAATGATGCCCGGCGGACACCAGCAGGCGACTCAGTTTCGGGACCGACACCAGCATGAGCAAACCCGCCACACCTGAAATCGCGGCCATCGCGAAGAAGAAACCCGACTTACCGATGTGCGGTACCAGCAGGGCGTACAACTGCCCACCCACCGGAGTGCCGACCGCCGGAGCCAAGAACCACACCCCCATCATCTGCCCACGCAGCTTCTGCGGAGCCAGTGCCGACGTCACGCTCAAACCAACCGGCGAAATGGTGAGCTCGCTCCACGTCATCAGCAGATACACTACACCGAACCACAACAGCGCGATCGTCGCGCCCCCATCGGCGATGATCTGCAGCGAACCCAACAGGGCAAAGGCCGCTGCGATCAACACAAGCCCGACGGTGAACTTCTTGACCGTGTTGAAACGGTCGCCCAGTTTGACCCACAGCCCCGCGGCCACCCCACCGAACAACAGGATGAAAAGCGTATTGAAGTTCTGTGTTGCTCCGGCGGGGATCTCCCAGCCAAACAGATCCAGGTTGACCTCCTCATTCGCGAAGACGGTCAACACACTGCCGATCTGCTGGAAAAGCATGAAGAACACGACGGCAGCGAGGAACAGGCCCACGTAGACCTGCATACCGGTGAACTCCGCAGGCGTCATCTGGTGTTTCTGCGCAAAGATGTAGACGAAGTAACCGACGACCACCAGCACGCCAAGCACGGTGATGACTGTGGGTACGGTGACCAAGTTAAACGTTCCGCTCGCCACCCAGACGACCATGACGACGGAAACCATCGCCAGACCGATCAGGATAGAGCGCAGAGCCAATGAGCGCTCACGCGGGTCGAGCGGGCGGCTGGGGCCGTTGCCAGGGCCGGAAATGCTACTCCACCCTCGCATGTACCACAGCAGACCGATGGCCATTCCCACCGCTGCCGCCGAAAACCCGAGGTGCCAACGATCATCGCCGGCAAGGAACGGGGTAACGATCAGACCGAGGAGCGCCCCGATGTTGATGCCGATGTAGAAAAGGGAGAACCCCGAGTCGCGGCGGGCGTCCTGATCTTCGGGATAAAGATTCCCGACCATCACGGAAATATTGGGTTTCAACAGCCCGGTTCCGATGATGACCAGAGCCAGTCCGGCGAATACGAACGCCGGCCCCGTTACGGGCAGGGCCATGGAGATGTGGCCGAGCATGATGACGATCCCGCCGATGAGTACCGCACGCCGTGATCCCAGTACTCGGTCGGCGAGCCATCCTCCGGGAAGCGCGGTCAGGTACACCATTCCGGCGTAGATGGAGGCGATCGGCACCGCCACGGTGTCGTCGAGACCGAGACCGTTATTGGCCAAGGTGGCGGTCAGATAAAGAACGAGGATCCCTTGCAGCCCGTAGAAACTGAACCGTTCCCACATTTCCGTACCGAACAGGACCGCCAGGCCGCCCGGATGCCCGAGAAAGCGACGGTCGTTCGCAGCGGGCACCGCGTTGTTACGCCCGGAGTCGGCGACTCCGGCGGGTTCGGAATGACGCATGGGGAGCTCTCCTCGCTGTCCAAATACCGGTCACAACCGCTTACTCACACAGATCCTCCATAACGGAACGACGTGGTCAGGATCGGCGTAATGTCGTCGGGCAATAATCACGTTCACCTCCAGGTCGTCTCACCGGCGTGAACCCCAGTGTGCTCGTGACGGTACCCAGCGTGCGGTTGTTTTTCGAATCTAACTCTCAAAATCCTCCGCGACGAGAAAATGTTTCGAACAGAACACCAGGTGGCATATGACAACCGAGCTGATGGCAACAGGACGGCACTAACCCTCAAGAGTCGTAAACCTGACAGGGTGCGGGCGTGTTCGGCGACCATCTCTCGGTAAATCGAAGTAACCTTGACAGGTGGAACAGAGGCGTATTGAGAACCTCACCTTGGACTCCCTGGATCGGCTACCACGCAAATGCCGGCACTGCATATTCTGGGAGCTCTCCCCCGTCTGTGCCGATGCCGCCGCTGAGGTCGGAGACCCCTCACTGGAGAAGGAAGCCTGGATTTCACAGACGCTCCTCCAATGGGGATCATGCGGACGACTCGCCTTCCAGGGTAAAAAACTCGCCGGATTCATCATGTACGCCTCCCCCAAGTTCGTCCCGCGTGCCGAGGAATTCCCGTCCGGACCGGTATCCACCGACGCCGCGCTCATCATGACCGCCTACGTGGCACCGGAACTGACAGGACGGGGTCTCGGGCGACAACTGATTCAAGCGGCGGCCACCGACGTGCGGCGCAAAGGACTGTACGCATTGGAGGCTTTCGGCGACGCACGGGGAGAAGGGGAAGCCTGCGTGGCTCCGGCCGACTTCTTCCGCTCGGTAGGGTTCAAAACCGTCACTCCCGACCACGGCTACCCCCGATTGCGCCTGGAGATGCACAGCGCCATCGCCAGCGACGCCGAAGCGGCCAACGAGAACGACATGGAATCCGAATTCGACCTACTGCTACTCGATACCGGGCACATCGACATGATTCGCGAATACGAGTCCTCGTAGTCAGAGCTCATCGCTCGGTCTCATCGACACCGACAGGGCACGCAAAAGCCGCGAGCGCCATTAGCGCTCGCGGCTTTAAATCTATGGAACCGCTCCACCAAGACCTAGGAAGCTTCCAGCGAAGCCTCGACTACCACACAAGTCCTTTACGTCACTGGCGAGCTTCCAGCGAAGCGCAGAAGCGGTAGAGCTGGCTGTGTTCCCTACAGAGCTCAACCACCATGAATACCCCGACGAAACTGGCGAGCTTCCAGCGAAGCGCAGAAGCGGTAGAGCTGGAGGGGAGCTCAGGTTGTTCCAGGTGCTGCAGATTTGCGCGAGGAGGATTCGTCGCGACCTTCAGGTCGTGAGAATCCCCCACAGCGTAAATATGGAGTGCCTGGGGCAAGCTGAGCGGTCACCTTACTTCAAACCAGCGAACTTTTTGATGACCGGTTTGGAGTTGGCTCCTACCATTTGGTCGGCGGCTTTGCCGTCCTTGAACAGGATCATGGTCGGAATGCTCATGACGCTGAACTGACGGGCAATGTCCGGGTTGGCGTCTACGTCCAACTTGCGGATGTCGACCTCGTCGGTTTCGTTGGCCAGTTCGTCCAGGACCGGCGCGACTTTGCGGCACGGGCCGCACCAGGTCGCCCAGAAGTCGACCAGAACCGGTTTGTCCGACTGCAGCACTTCGGCTTCGAATTCGTCGGTGGTTACGGGTACGGCCTTACCGGCGGCTCCGGATTTCGTGTCAGCCATGATTTCTCTCCTTGCGATCGGGAAGGTACTACAAGTAGTTGTCAACGTCGAGCGCTGCCATGCAACCGGTTCCGGCTGCCGTCACCGCTTGTTGATAGAACGGGTCGGTCAGGTCGCCGGCGGCGAAGACGCCCGGCAGGTTCGTGCGAGTCGAGCCCGGCTGCGTGACGACGTAGCCGTTGTCGTCGAGGTCGACCTGGCCTTTGAACAGGTCGGAACGCGGGTCGTGGCCGATTGCCAGGAACACCCCGGTCACATCGTCCATCACGCTTTCCTCACCGGTCACGGTGTCTTTGATCTGAAGGCCGGAGACCTTCTTGTCTTCGCCCAGAATCTCGGTAACGACGCTGTTCCAGCGAACGTCGATCTTCGGGTTGTCCATGGCCCGCTCGGCCATGATGCGTGAGGCCCGGAAGGTGTCACGGCGGTGTACGATCGTCACCTTTTCAGCGAACTTGGTGAGGAACGTGGCTTCCTCCATGGCGGTGTCACCGCCACCGACCACGACGATGTGCTGGTCGCGGAAGAAGAAGCCGTCGCAGGTGGCGCAGGCCGACACTCCGTGCCCCATGTATTCGTCCTCGCCGGGGACGCCGAGTTTACGGAAGGCCGAGCCGGTGGACAGAATGACCGTACGGGCACGGTATTCCTGGTCGCCGACCCAGACGCGCTTGATGGTGTCTTCCAACTCCATGCGGCTGACGTCTTCGGGAACGAGCTCGGCACCGAAGCGTTTGGCTTGTTTCCGCATTTCATCCATGAGATCGGGTCCCATGATGCCGTCCACAAACCCCGGGTAGTTCTCCACGTCGGTGGTGTCCATCAGCGCCCCACCGAACTGCGAGCCTTCAAACACCAGCGGTTTGAGGTCCGCACGTGCGGTGTAGACCGCAGCGGTGTAGCCTGCCGGTCCCGAACCGACGATGATCACGTCTCGTACTTCTTCAGTCTCGCTCACAGCAATCTCCTGGGGCTTAAGTCTGTTTCAATTAGCTAACGCCAGTGCCGGTTGGCCTATTCCCCTCTAGGCTGACATGTGCCGCCAGTCACGCACCGGGCACGTCCGGCCGCTGTCGGTCCGCTCCCGTCGGTGTGTTCAGTCGGAGATGTAGAGCTCGTTGATGATGCCGTCGCTGCATTCGGGACCTACCGCTACTGCGGTGTCTCCCGAATCCGAGGCCAGTAGGAACACCACGGCCGGTTCGCCGTCGAAGGTGGCGAAATCAGCCACGAGTGGGAGGGCGTAGGTTTCCAGGATCGCTTTCTGGCAATCCCGCCAGGAGGATGAATCCGCGATCATTTCGCGCAGGTCTTTCGGTGCCTCGCTGACCTCCGCGGCGGGGTCGTTCTCCAGAGTGCGGAGCATCTCTAGGACGTTATCGCTGGAATCGTATTCCGTACCGCTGGTCACACGCTGAATGGTGCCGCCGCTCTCGTCGGTTTCGCCGGTCGTGTCGCCGTTCTCTCCGTCTCCCATCGCGCCTAGGTCGTCCTCATCGGTGGCGTCGGGGCCGGAGAATTCAGGGCCGGACTCCGAGTCTCCGTTCGCCTCCTCGGTCGCGGTGGCGTCGTCTTCGTCGTCCTGCGAACCGACTGCGCTGTTGGGAGCTTCCTGTGGCCGCGAATTCAATAGAATCGGTGTCGCCACCACTCCCACTACCAGGATCGCAAGCGCTGAAAACGCCACGGTGGCGACCGCGAGGCGCGGTCGGGTGGCGCGGAGGCGGTCGGTCCATCGGGCGGTTTTGGAGACCGGGCGGAGTTTCTGCGAGTCGGGAAGGTTGTCCAGCACGCGGTCCAGTTGCCGCTCCACCGATTGGGGAATATCGTCGTAGTCTGCGCTGCTGCGGCGAAGGACGGAGGCAATGTCGTCTTGGCTCCAGGGTGACTGGCTGGGGGACGTCATTCAGGCCCTCCTCCTTTCTGGTGGCTGTGGCGGCGCGGCTGTGGGGTGCGGTGGTCTCTTCTCTGAGACGTCTCGCTGCTCGGGTGGGTTCCCGTCCCATCCGACCGAACGTAGATGGGACGCCATCTTCTTTCTGCCGCGTGCGGCACGGGATTTGACCGTGCCCGGGCGGATCGACAGTATTTCGGCGACTTCGTCGACCGGGTAGCCCAGCATGTCCACGTAGACGAGAATGGTGCGTTGATTGGCGGGAAGTTCCTGGAGTGCTTGGCGTACCGTCACCGACAGGCTGACGTCTTCGTGGTTGACGTAGGCTTCCTCGGGGTTTTCGCGGATATTGCGTTCGGCGAGTGCGCGGCGGCGCTGGTTGGAGCGGATGCGGTCGAGGCAGGAGTTGACCACGATGCGGTGCAGCCAGGTGGAGACGGCCGACTTCCCTTTGAACCCCCGCGCGGATTGGTAGGCCTTGATCATTGAGTCCTGTAGCGCTTCGGCGGCGTCGTCGGGGTTGCCGAGAGTGCGCACGGCGACGGCCCAGAGCCGATTGCGGTGGCGTCGAAAGAGTTCGCCGAAGGCCTCCCGGTCGCCGTTGACGTGTCGGTCGAGTAGTTGGGCGTCGGGGAGGTCCGGATCCGGGGGCCGGGGTGTGGAGGACTGGGTCATGGCATCACCACCCTTAGGTGACCCCGTCGCTGTGGTGGGAGGCTTCGGTGCAGTGCGAATGCGCAGGGTCGGGGTGGGACACCGCCATCGCGTCGTTATTCGCGTACGTACACATCAATCGAGCTCACTGTCACCTTGTATCCGCTGGGCACCTGGGGCAGGTGGGTTATCCATACCACTATATACCGCGCCTCCAAATCACCGTCCGGGCGCAGTTCCAGGTTGGAATTGACATTGTCCAACGGTTCGACGACGGTGTCAAAGGCGTCGACGATCTCCTGGTCACCTGAGGTGCTGTCACCTGGATCGTCGCTTCCCGTCAGCAGTCCGACCGTGGCACCGGGCGAGGTCATGGTGACGCGTACGGAGGAAATGTCCTGTTTTTCCCCCAGGTCGACCAGTATCCCCATTCCGGGTTTCAGGTTTCCAAAGTTGGGGTCGCGTTTGTAGGTGTCGGTCGTCCAGCCGGTCGCTTCGTCGCCGTCGAAGAGGAGGTCGGTTCCCCCGAGTTCGGTACGTGTTCCTTTCGGCGGATCGACGATACGCACCATATCGGCGCTGAGGTCGATCGCTTCGGGAGCGGCGGGCTCGTCGGAACCTTCCTCGCCGGAGCCTTCCCTGTCGGATTGTTCGTTCTCGCTGGCGGACTGGGCGGTCTCGGGTTCCTCTTCGAAGAACACCAAACCGCCGATGACGACCACCAATGCCAAACAGGCGGCACCGGCCGCGATCAGGGCCGTACGTTTCATCGACCGGGGCGGTCGGTCTGTTCCAATGGAGACCTCGGAGCTTCCGGTGGCGGTGTCAGAACCCGCGTGACCTCCGAGCTCGGCCGCAGCGACGTCGTGTTCTCCAGAAACGTCCACCCGAGTCGGTTCCTCAACCGCGGCCGGCGTCACCATAGCCAGACCGCGTTCCTGCTCATCACTTGCCAGGTCACGCAGACGCTCGGCGAGACGACCCGCCGACGGCGGTTCGGCGGAAGGATCTACGAGCCCAGCGACGACACTGGATACCTCTGCCCCGACCTCGGGGTTCAGTTCGCGTACGTCTTGGGGTCGGCCCTGTTCATCCGGCGGGGCAGCAGGCAGGTTGACGTTGACCGGTACGTCGCCGGGCCAGGATCCGGTCAGTGCCGCGTAGAGAATCGACCCGAGCGCTCGTACGTCGTCGGATTGACTGTGTCCGGTCTCCCCATACGGTTCGGTCACCATGATGCGGTCGTCTTCGGACAACAGCAGAGAATTGGTGTGCAGATGGCCGTGAGCGATTCCCGCGTCATGAACGGTTTGCACGGCGTCGGCGATGGAAGCGGTGATTTCGAGCGCGTCCGATTCCGGCAGGGTTCCGTGCCGGAGGACCTTGGTCAGAGGTTCGCCCTCCACCCATTCGCGTACGACGTAGGCGAACCGGTGTTCGTCGACGGCGTCGTAGACCGACACCATCGAGTCGGTGATCACTCGGGAGGCCGCGACGGCGGCGTTCATGGTCGCGGACGCCTCTTCTCCGCCGGGGATCCGAACGACGACGGCCACGGTTCGATTCAGGATGATATCGGTACCACGCCACAGGTTCCGTGCCCCGCCATCGCCTCCGATGTGCTCGTCCAGACGATAGCGTTGGGCGAGAAGCTCCCCGACCTCTGGCAGGTCAGCGCTGACAGTCATCCAAACCCCTCATCCTATAGTCCGGGCCCACGTCGCCTCATCACACTCCACTGACATTCTACTGTTTAGCGCCCCAGTTTAGAGCGCACCAGGGTGTGAAGATCACGCACCTCGTTCACCCGCAATGCCATGCAAATCAGGACGTATACCAGCAATGCCACCATACCGGGCACGGCCGTGCTGAGGATTTGGCTGAACTTGTCGTCTAGCGGACTCGGCCAGACTTGGTAGACCAGCCACGCCACTCCCGCCGCACAGACGGCGGCGAAGGCCATGACCGCCTGCCCCTTCAGGACCCCGAACATGCCCAGCAGTCCCATGCGGCGCCGCAGAATCACAAACGCCAGGAATACCGACACCAGATAGGAAACTCCGTTGGCGGCGAACAAACCGACCACGATCCATTCCAGTGGCAGTAGCACGAAGGCGAAAATGTAGCAGCCGACGCGAATGGCGATGACCGGAATGTTGATCAGGGCGACCATACGGGTGTCGGTCTGCGCGAAGAAGGCGTACAGCTGCATTTGGCTGATCCCGAACGGAAGCAACGACAGCGCGGCCGCGACCAGTACGTAACCGGTGGCTTCGGCTTGGGCGGGGGTGTATATCCCCCACTGGAATACCGCGAAGGCGGCGGGCTGGTTGAGGGCGACCAGTATCGCGGCGGCGGGAATGACCAGGAACGACATCATGCGGAGTCCGCCACGTAGATGCGCCTTCAGATCCTCCCAATTGGAATCGTCGGCCGCACGCGTCATACGCGGCATGAGGGCGGTCACGATGGAAACTCCGATGATGCCGTAGACCATCATCATGATCAAATACGAGTTGTTGTAGACGGTCGCACCGGCGACGAACGGTCCGTCGTCATCGGCACTTCCTGCGGCGCCGTTCGCGAACCGCAGCACGGCCGCCACCGACGCCTGGTTCAACACGACGAACACCATCGACCACGTCGCCATGTGCGCGATCTCCCGCAGCGGCAGAGCCCGGAAGTCAAAGCGCCACTTCCAGTGGAAACCGGCCTTCCGCAGGGCCGGGAAGAGCGCCATGACCTGAATGACGATACCGGCCGTCGTACCCGCACCCAGCAGCATGATCATCCCCGGCGTCACTTCGTCGGGCGACTCGATTTGACTGGAGCCGGTGAACAAGACGTAGAAGGCCACACCGACCGAGATAACGACGATGTTGTTGATGATCGGTACCCACATGGGAGCCGCGAAACGCTCTCGCGAATTCAAGACACCGCCCAGAATGGCGGCGAGACCGTAGAACATGAGCGCGGGCATCATCCAATAGGTCAGCTTGGTGACCAGGACCGCCTGTTCCGCGTTTTCGGACATGGCGCGCGCGATCAGAGGTGAGGCCAGGGTAGCGGCGACGGTTGCCAGAGCCAGCAGCAGGAACGCCAGGGTCAACAGTCGCTGTGTGAACGCCGCACCGTCGTCCGGGTCGTTCTTGCGGGCCTTGACGAACAGGGGCAGGATGATACCGGTGAAAATACCCCCCATGACCAGCTCAAAGATCATCTGAGGGAAGAATTGCGAGGTGGTATAGGAGTTACCCAGCAACCCCGCGCCGATCGCCGCCGAAATAACGACGGTACGCCCGAATCCGGTGATGCGACTCACCAGTGAGCCCAACCCCATTATGACGCTTGACTTACCAACACCTTCTGTAGCGGTTGCGCTCACTACAGTCCTTTCTTCGCGAAACTGGCTCTTCACACCCTTGACATTCACGTCCGCACCTGAAAAGGAGGGTCTGTAAGCTTATGGGGCGATGTCTGAATCTAACCATAATGCAATTACCGTTCCGCCCCTAGCCGACGACCTTGGCGAGCTGTTCACCGCTGCCGGTCATCAGCTCTATCTGGTCGGTGGGCCGGTACGTGACGCCATCCTGCGTCGAGGAGTCCACGACTTGGACTTCACCACCGACGCCCGTCCCGATGAGACACTGCGCCTCCTCAAAGCGGCTTGCACCGCGACCTGGACCACCGGCGCAGAGTTTGGAACCATCGGCGGCGTCTTTCGTGGCGAACAGGTAGAGGTTACGACTTTCCGGGCAGATGCCTACGACGGTATCACCCGCAACCCCATAGTCGCGTTCGGAGACAATATAACCGACGACCTAAAGCGGCGCGACTTCACCATCAACGCCATGGCCGTCTCACTCCCCGACCACAAATTCGTCGATCCTCACGGCGGTATCACCGACCTGGTCCAAGGGACGATTCAGACACCGGGATCGGCCGAGACGTCGTTCCGCGACGATCCCCTGCGCATGTTGCGAGCCGCCCGATTCTCCTCTCAACTGGGATTCGACATTGAATCCTCAACGTTCGAAGCGATGCACAACCTCGCCGACGAACTTCAACGCATCACGGCTGAGCGTATCCGCGACGAATTCGTCAAACTCATCGCCACGCCCGACCCCGTACGCGGCCTGAAGGCACTGGTCAATACCGGCCTCGCCGACAGGTTCCTTCCCGAACTCAGTGCGCTGCGTATGGAGATCGACGAGCACGCCCAGCACAAAGACGTATACGAGCACTCCCTCCAAGTGCTCCAGAACGCCATCGAGCTCGAAAACCGATACGACGACACCGGGCCCGACACCATCCTGCGCATCGCGGCCCTACTCCACGACATCGGCAAACCGGATACCAAACGCGTACTGGCAGGTGGCGGCGTCACCTTCTACCACCACGACGTCGTCGGGGCCAAAATGGCCCGGAAACGCATGCGCGCGCTCAAATTCCCCAAGTCCGAGATCGAAACGGTCGCCCACCTCATCTTCCTGCACCTGCGCTTCTACGGCTACGGTCAGGACGGCTGGACCGATTCGGCGGTGCGCCGCTACGTCAACGACGCCGGAGACGATCTCGATCGGCTCCATCTTCTGGTACGTTCCGACGTCACGACGCGGAACAAACGCAAAGCGGCCCGCCTCAAAGCCGACTACGACTCCTTTGAGGAACGCATCGCCGAAATCCGCGAAAAAGAGGATTTGGCCGCCGTACGACCCGATCTCAACGGCAATGAAATCATGGAGCTACTGGGTATCGGACCAGGACCCCAAATCGGCAAAGCCTGGAAACACCTCAAGGAGCTGCGCCTAGAGCACGGACCCATGAGCCGAGAAGAAGCCCGAGCGCACCTGACTGAATGGGCCGAAAAAGAAGGGATCCGCCCCGAAGAACACTAAACGTGTTCCCAGGCAGGATCCCTTTAAGGAAGCGTAAGGCGCTCCACTGAGAACGCCCTAGCGGTGTCTACGCGTACGGGTCGTCGTCCTCGTCGGTAACGCCCCAGACATCGTCGTCTTCGACAAGCCAAGCGTCGGCTTCGCCTTTGCTCTCCTTGTCGCCGTCGTTCATGCCGCGCATACCGCCGCCGCCACCGCCGCCGCCCATCATCATGCCGCCACGGCCGCCGCCACCGGCACCAGCACCGGCCGCACCGGCACCGCCCATACCGGGGCCTGCACCGGCCATACCCGAACCACCGGCACCGGGACCGCCGCCTACACCAGGCACGCCGCCGCCGGGTCCACCGATTCCGGGAGGAGCACCGGGTCCGCCGGCGCTGGCCAGACCGGCTCCGCCGGACCCGGACCCCGCCGGTACAGGGTTGCCGTTCTCATCCCATTCCCAGCCTTCGGGGTCGTCGGGGTCGTATTCGCCAGGTGCCGGACCGGTCCCTGGGCCACCAGGACCCGGATAGCTCGGGCTGCCCGGTCCACCACCGGAGCCGCCGCCTCCCGGCATGCTGGGTGTCTGCCCTGGTGCAGTGGGTGACTCGTAATCGCCGGTTCCCGGCGCACCTCCGCCTCCAGCGGGTGCGCCTCCAGCCGGAGGAGAATACGGCTTGGGGCCATAGTCCTCGGGGTTCATATCCGTGTCGTTGGAGGGGCTGACATCGTTTTCAACCTGCCCGGCATCATCGCTGGCGATATTCATGCGCTCTACGATGTTGCGGTTCAAATCGGTCGCGCGAGCCTCATAATCGTCCTTCGGATCGTAGTCACTTTCCGACCGAGACTGCTGGTCTAGCTCATCTTTGGCCTGTTCGGTCGCCATGTCCATGGTGAACCAACCGGGTTCTTTGCCTTCGGATTCGGCCACCTCGGGACGATTCTTGTACTCGTGCAAATATTCAGCACGATCGGCCGTCCAGTCCTGAACCTCTGTAACCGTGCTGGTGTCGAATCCCGCCAACTCGGCCACATCATCGGCTTTGTCACAGGTCTCATCCTGACATTCGGCGATGTACGGTGGACGAACATGGATCTCGTCCCACCACCACCAGCGGTCTCCAACGGTCGTAATGTGCACAGCCGGGTAGGGAGTTCCCTCGGATCCTTCTCCCCCTTGCATGCTGGCGATAGTGGTTTCCCGCTGACGGAGATTTTCGATCATACCGTCATCCTTATTTTCACCGCCGATCTCAGCAGTTAGCCGTTTCAGATCATCTACTAGACCTTCCACCTGGTCGGCGAACGCATCGGCATCATCACCCGTCCAGTTGTCATCTATATCTTTTAGCTTTTGTTTGAGTTCCGATTCCGAAGGGCTCAGGGTATCGAAGAAATCTCCCCATTTTTCCCGAATATGTTCTATAGAGTAATCGTTCTGCTCGGCAGGGCGCAATTGATTGACGAATTCCGTCACAGTCCAGCCGCTCGGCATTTTCATTTCCGAGCTCCGCATTTGAATTTCCTGGTTTTTAACCGGAATCGCAGACATGAGGCGCAGCCACGCGTCTTCTGCTTCAGAGTCCTCTATATTCTCGCAGTCACCGTTCTTACACGACCCGATATTCAAAAGACGGGAAGACAGGTCATTGTAATAGTTGGCCGATTCTGTAATTCCGCCGTATTCT
It encodes the following:
- the sigM gene encoding RNA polymerase sigma factor SigM; the encoded protein is MTQSSTPRPPDPDLPDAQLLDRHVNGDREAFGELFRRHRNRLWAVAVRTLGNPDDAAEALQDSMIKAYQSARGFKGKSAVSTWLHRIVVNSCLDRIRSNQRRRALAERNIRENPEEAYVNHEDVSLSVTVRQALQELPANQRTILVYVDMLGYPVDEVAEILSIRPGTVKSRAARGRKKMASHLRSVGWDGNPPEQRDVSEKRPPHPTAAPPQPPERRRA
- a CDS encoding protein kinase family protein, which codes for MTVSADLPEVGELLAQRYRLDEHIGGDGGARNLWRGTDIILNRTVAVVVRIPGGEEASATMNAAVAASRVITDSMVSVYDAVDEHRFAYVVREWVEGEPLTKVLRHGTLPESDALEITASIADAVQTVHDAGIAHGHLHTNSLLLSEDDRIMVTEPYGETGHSQSDDVRALGSILYAALTGSWPGDVPVNVNLPAAPPDEQGRPQDVRELNPEVGAEVSSVVAGLVDPSAEPPSAGRLAERLRDLASDEQERGLAMVTPAAVEEPTRVDVSGEHDVAAAELGGHAGSDTATGSSEVSIGTDRPPRSMKRTALIAAGAACLALVVVIGGLVFFEEEPETAQSASENEQSDREGSGEEGSDEPAAPEAIDLSADMVRIVDPPKGTRTELGGTDLLFDGDEATGWTTDTYKRDPNFGNLKPGMGILVDLGEKQDISSVRVTMTSPGATVGLLTGSDDPGDSTSGDQEIVDAFDTVVEPLDNVNSNLELRPDGDLEARYIVVWITHLPQVPSGYKVTVSSIDVYVRE
- the murJ gene encoding murein biosynthesis integral membrane protein MurJ — protein: MSATATEGVGKSSVIMGLGSLVSRITGFGRTVVISAAIGAGLLGNSYTTSQFFPQMIFELVMGGIFTGIILPLFVKARKNDPDDGAAFTQRLLTLAFLLLALATVAATLASPLIARAMSENAEQAVLVTKLTYWMMPALMFYGLAAILGGVLNSRERFAAPMWVPIINNIVVISVGVAFYVLFTGSSQIESPDEVTPGMIMLLGAGTTAGIVIQVMALFPALRKAGFHWKWRFDFRALPLREIAHMATWSMVFVVLNQASVAAVLRFANGAAGSADDDGPFVAGATVYNNSYLIMMMVYGIIGVSIVTALMPRMTRAADDSNWEDLKAHLRGGLRMMSFLVIPAAAILVALNQPAAFAVFQWGIYTPAQAEATGYVLVAAALSLLPFGISQMQLYAFFAQTDTRMVALINIPVIAIRVGCYIFAFVLLPLEWIVVGLFAANGVSYLVSVFLAFVILRRRMGLLGMFGVLKGQAVMAFAAVCAAGVAWLVYQVWPSPLDDKFSQILSTAVPGMVALLVYVLICMALRVNEVRDLHTLVRSKLGR
- a CDS encoding CCA tRNA nucleotidyltransferase; the encoded protein is MSESNHNAITVPPLADDLGELFTAAGHQLYLVGGPVRDAILRRGVHDLDFTTDARPDETLRLLKAACTATWTTGAEFGTIGGVFRGEQVEVTTFRADAYDGITRNPIVAFGDNITDDLKRRDFTINAMAVSLPDHKFVDPHGGITDLVQGTIQTPGSAETSFRDDPLRMLRAARFSSQLGFDIESSTFEAMHNLADELQRITAERIRDEFVKLIATPDPVRGLKALVNTGLADRFLPELSALRMEIDEHAQHKDVYEHSLQVLQNAIELENRYDDTGPDTILRIAALLHDIGKPDTKRVLAGGGVTFYHHDVVGAKMARKRMRALKFPKSEIETVAHLIFLHLRFYGYGQDGWTDSAVRRYVNDAGDDLDRLHLLVRSDVTTRNKRKAARLKADYDSFEERIAEIREKEDLAAVRPDLNGNEIMELLGIGPGPQIGKAWKHLKELRLEHGPMSREEARAHLTEWAEKEGIRPEEH